A portion of the Gimesia chilikensis genome contains these proteins:
- a CDS encoding FKBP-type peptidyl-prolyl cis-trans isomerase, translating into MSKWHLTACLCIAFFGCASLAQAQNEKSQLKDQKQKVSYGIGYNLGQNLMRDNLDLDPQVLAKGIMDAMTKQKPQMTEDEIRATLLAFQQQLQKDAQAKMQKAAQENVAKGKKFLADNAKKEGVKTTKSGLQYKVIKSGSGKTPKLDDRVTTHYRGTLIDGTEFDSSYKRNQPATFPVNGVIGGWTEALQLMKEGDKWQLFIPSDLAYGERGSGPDIGPNEVLIFDIELLKVN; encoded by the coding sequence ATGTCAAAATGGCATCTTACTGCCTGTCTCTGTATTGCGTTCTTCGGATGCGCGTCTCTGGCGCAAGCTCAAAATGAAAAATCCCAGCTGAAAGATCAGAAGCAGAAAGTCAGCTACGGTATTGGATACAATCTCGGTCAGAATCTCATGCGGGATAACCTGGATCTGGATCCCCAGGTTCTGGCAAAAGGCATCATGGATGCCATGACCAAGCAGAAACCACAGATGACCGAAGACGAAATTCGGGCCACCCTGCTCGCATTCCAGCAGCAGCTGCAGAAAGACGCTCAGGCCAAAATGCAGAAAGCAGCACAGGAAAACGTAGCCAAGGGTAAGAAGTTCCTGGCCGATAACGCCAAGAAAGAAGGCGTCAAAACGACTAAGAGTGGTCTGCAGTACAAAGTGATCAAATCCGGTTCCGGCAAAACTCCGAAACTCGACGATCGTGTGACAACCCATTATCGAGGCACCCTGATTGACGGCACCGAGTTCGACAGCTCTTACAAGCGCAATCAGCCAGCAACATTCCCCGTTAACGGTGTGATCGGTGGCTGGACAGAGGCACTGCAGCTGATGAAAGAAGGCGACAAATGGCAGCTCTTCATCCCCAGTGATCTGGCTTACGGCGAGCGGGGATCGGGACCTGATATCGGACCCAACGAAGTTCTCATCTTCGATATCGAACTGCTGAAAGTAAACTAA
- a CDS encoding LL-diaminopimelate aminotransferase, whose translation MALINDHYLKLKAGYLFPEIGRRVNKFCEENPDAAVIKLGIGDVTEPLPAAIREAMHKAVDEMGDPTTFHGYGPEQGYGFLREAIAKNDFHSRGIDVAADEIFVSDGSKCDTGNILDIFGADNKVAVTDPVYPVYVDTNVMTGRTGAADDSGRYAGLTYLPVTAENDFVAELPESPVDLIYLCYPNNPTGTVATRETLKKWVDYAKENGSIILFDAAYEAFITDPEIPHSIYEIEGARDVAIEFRSFSKNAGFTGTRCAFTVVPKSLKGKTSTGETADIHPLWNRRHCTKFNGVSYIIQRGAEAAYSDAGKEQIQGLISFYLENARLLREGLEAVGISVYGGVNAPYVWLKTPGDSTSWDFFDELLQKAHLVGTPGSGFGASGEGYFRLSAFNSRDNINEAVTRFQKVVS comes from the coding sequence ATGGCTTTGATTAACGATCACTACCTGAAGCTCAAGGCGGGTTATCTCTTTCCGGAAATCGGACGTCGCGTCAATAAATTCTGCGAAGAAAACCCGGATGCAGCCGTGATCAAGCTGGGCATCGGCGATGTGACCGAACCCCTGCCCGCCGCCATTCGCGAAGCCATGCACAAAGCCGTCGACGAAATGGGTGACCCTACAACATTTCATGGCTACGGTCCTGAGCAGGGTTACGGCTTCCTGCGGGAAGCGATTGCCAAAAATGATTTTCACTCTCGGGGCATCGATGTCGCTGCAGATGAAATTTTCGTCTCCGACGGTTCCAAGTGTGATACGGGGAACATCCTCGACATCTTCGGTGCCGACAATAAGGTCGCGGTGACGGACCCCGTGTATCCCGTCTATGTCGATACCAACGTGATGACCGGCCGCACCGGAGCCGCTGATGACAGCGGACGCTATGCAGGTCTGACCTATCTGCCCGTGACGGCGGAAAACGACTTCGTGGCAGAACTGCCCGAATCTCCCGTCGATCTGATCTACCTCTGCTATCCCAACAATCCGACCGGAACCGTCGCCACTCGCGAAACGCTCAAGAAGTGGGTTGATTACGCGAAAGAAAACGGCTCGATCATTCTGTTCGATGCGGCCTATGAAGCATTCATTACCGATCCGGAAATTCCACACTCGATTTATGAAATCGAAGGCGCTCGGGATGTCGCGATCGAATTCCGCAGCTTCAGTAAGAACGCCGGCTTCACTGGAACCCGTTGTGCGTTCACCGTCGTCCCGAAGTCATTGAAAGGGAAAACATCGACCGGAGAAACTGCCGATATTCATCCCCTCTGGAACCGTCGACATTGCACCAAATTCAACGGTGTTTCTTACATCATCCAGCGGGGTGCGGAAGCAGCTTACTCTGATGCTGGTAAAGAGCAGATCCAGGGACTGATTTCCTTCTATCTCGAGAATGCACGTTTGTTACGTGAAGGTCTGGAAGCGGTAGGCATCTCAGTCTATGGCGGCGTCAACGCCCCTTATGTCTGGCTCAAGACCCCCGGCGATTCAACCAGCTGGGACTTTTTCGATGAACTGCTCCAGAAAGCACACCTCGTCGGAACACCGGGCAGCGGCTTTGGTGCCTCCGGGGAAGGTTACTTCCGGTTAAGTGCTTTCAACAGCCGGGATAATATCAACGAAGCGGTGACCCGCTTCCAGAAAGTCGTGAGCTAG
- a CDS encoding alpha/beta hydrolase-fold protein, with the protein MIPVFRLRLLTLSLLFTLFQALPAEAAQQRFEVQFTEAVHPQPFTGRVYLFFTRSGREPRLGPSWFNPESFVARDVTNWKPGERLEFSAETPGLLSYPDPYADMNLNGYQVQAVARFNAGEPKIGTGPGNGYSQVLNVPSVVSTQPPLLTIDSLVPAKPFPETRWSKQIRVRSGLLSKFHGRETFLEASVLLPQSYYSQPQRKYPAIYSIPGFGGDHMRGIRNEPITEQNEQGVEFLRVQLNPQCQWGHHVFADSATNGPVGKAFTTEFLPALEKSFRAIPHPWARFLTGHSSGGWSSLWLQVTYPDQFGGTWSTAPDPVDFRDFQLINIYETDSNVYRDANGRPRPLGRRGGKPILWFEPFAKMEQVLGYGGQLRSFEAVFSPRGADGRPLKLYDRETGKIDPRVAETWKAYDIRLILEENWENLGPQLAGKIHVFMGEEDTFYLTGAAVLLKHSLDKLNQQVDAQSVVEIHPGKDHSTLMTRELVMRIRREMVQTFLAHRAEIESELKTESR; encoded by the coding sequence ATGATTCCCGTATTTCGACTTCGCTTGCTGACGTTGTCCCTTCTGTTCACGCTGTTTCAGGCCTTGCCTGCAGAGGCAGCTCAGCAGCGGTTTGAGGTCCAGTTTACGGAGGCCGTCCATCCACAGCCGTTTACGGGCCGCGTCTATCTGTTCTTCACCCGCTCCGGTCGTGAGCCCCGGCTGGGTCCTTCGTGGTTTAATCCGGAGTCCTTCGTGGCGCGGGATGTTACCAACTGGAAGCCGGGCGAGCGGCTTGAATTTTCTGCCGAGACTCCCGGTCTGCTCTCTTATCCAGACCCGTATGCGGACATGAATCTGAACGGTTATCAGGTGCAGGCGGTCGCACGTTTCAATGCAGGAGAGCCGAAGATAGGCACCGGTCCGGGCAACGGCTATAGCCAGGTTCTCAATGTGCCCTCCGTGGTCTCGACTCAGCCGCCGCTGTTAACCATCGATTCACTGGTACCCGCGAAACCGTTTCCCGAAACCCGCTGGAGTAAACAGATCCGGGTTCGTTCTGGACTGCTTTCGAAATTTCATGGTCGCGAGACATTTCTGGAAGCCTCGGTCTTACTGCCACAAAGTTATTACAGCCAGCCGCAGCGGAAATATCCCGCCATCTATTCCATCCCCGGGTTTGGCGGCGATCACATGCGGGGAATCCGGAATGAACCGATTACCGAACAGAATGAGCAGGGGGTTGAGTTTCTGCGGGTGCAGTTGAATCCCCAGTGCCAGTGGGGCCATCACGTGTTTGCCGATTCGGCCACCAATGGTCCGGTGGGCAAAGCCTTCACGACTGAGTTCCTGCCGGCACTGGAAAAGTCTTTCCGGGCGATCCCTCATCCTTGGGCGCGGTTCCTCACCGGTCATTCCTCGGGAGGCTGGTCTTCGCTATGGCTGCAGGTTACTTATCCCGATCAGTTTGGCGGAACCTGGAGTACCGCTCCCGACCCGGTCGACTTTCGCGACTTTCAGCTGATCAATATCTACGAAACGGACAGCAACGTCTATCGTGATGCGAATGGCCGACCACGGCCATTGGGGCGTCGCGGCGGGAAACCGATCCTCTGGTTTGAACCATTCGCGAAAATGGAACAGGTGCTCGGTTACGGCGGTCAGCTAAGAAGCTTTGAAGCTGTCTTTTCCCCGCGTGGCGCTGACGGCAGGCCACTGAAACTGTATGACCGGGAGACGGGAAAGATCGATCCCCGGGTTGCCGAAACCTGGAAAGCATATGATATTCGACTGATCCTGGAGGAAAACTGGGAAAATCTGGGCCCGCAACTGGCGGGTAAGATCCATGTCTTCATGGGTGAGGAAGATACGTTTTACCTGACGGGAGCCGCGGTGCTGCTCAAACACTCGCTCGATAAACTGAATCAGCAAGTTGACGCGCAGTCGGTTGTAGAAATTCATCCGGGTAAAGATCACTCGACGCTGATGACCCGGGAACTGGTGATGCGTATTCGCCGCGAGATGGTGCAGACGTTCCTCGCGCATCGGGCAGAGATCGAATCCGAGCTGAAAACAGAGTCCCGGTAA
- the ygfZ gene encoding CAF17-like 4Fe-4S cluster assembly/insertion protein YgfZ gives MPLNHFQLVQEAAGAHFPDKDHEYPYPAHYGDPQQEYQTGHESAVLFDLSDREQVELKGADRQKFLHNFCTNDIKNLPVDQGCEAFVTNVQSRILGYITVFNQGDSLWLDLAPGQSAALTEHLDRYIIMENVEQIVRSPEFGCLYLTGPEAGHILSKLNIAALAVNQQQRVTDSEAELTVRRVDWFGQPGYLCSLLHEKIVAFWQQLIEAGAKPAGQEAFEALRIESCFPLSGIDLTDENLAQEAGRSSQAISFKKGCYLGQEPIARIDALGHVNQELRIIALEGDGVPAPGTPVMATVKDNQKEVGKITSAAKSYGKYPVVALAIIRKEAYEPGTKVEVVMEEQAVEGTVLCSME, from the coding sequence ATGCCCTTAAATCATTTTCAGCTCGTCCAGGAAGCAGCCGGTGCTCATTTTCCCGATAAGGACCATGAGTATCCTTACCCGGCACATTACGGCGATCCCCAACAGGAGTATCAGACAGGCCATGAATCGGCAGTGCTCTTTGATTTAAGTGATCGCGAGCAGGTCGAACTCAAGGGGGCCGACCGTCAGAAATTTCTGCACAATTTCTGTACCAATGATATCAAGAACCTGCCCGTCGACCAGGGCTGTGAAGCCTTTGTCACTAACGTACAGAGTCGCATCCTGGGGTACATCACGGTGTTTAACCAGGGGGATTCACTCTGGCTGGATCTCGCGCCCGGTCAAAGTGCTGCTCTCACCGAGCACCTGGATCGTTACATTATTATGGAAAACGTCGAACAGATCGTCCGTTCGCCGGAATTCGGCTGTCTCTATCTCACCGGTCCCGAGGCAGGTCACATCCTGAGTAAACTCAACATCGCAGCACTCGCCGTCAATCAGCAGCAGCGAGTAACCGACAGTGAAGCCGAGCTCACCGTCCGCCGCGTCGACTGGTTCGGTCAGCCCGGGTATCTCTGTAGCCTGCTCCACGAAAAAATCGTCGCGTTCTGGCAGCAGCTGATTGAAGCCGGGGCAAAGCCCGCCGGTCAGGAAGCATTCGAAGCGCTGCGAATTGAAAGTTGCTTTCCCCTCTCCGGTATCGATCTGACCGATGAAAACCTGGCACAGGAAGCGGGGCGTAGCAGCCAGGCCATCTCCTTCAAGAAAGGTTGCTACCTGGGACAGGAACCGATCGCCCGCATCGATGCACTGGGGCACGTCAACCAGGAACTGAGAATCATTGCCCTTGAGGGCGACGGGGTGCCTGCTCCCGGAACTCCGGTTATGGCGACAGTGAAAGACAATCAGAAAGAAGTCGGCAAGATTACTTCTGCCGCGAAATCTTACGGCAAGTATCCCGTCGTGGCTCTGGCCATTATTCGAAAAGAAGCTTATGAGCCGGGAACCAAAGTGGAAGTCGTCATGGAAGAACAGGCTGTGGAAGGTACGGTGCTCTGCTCGATGGAATAG
- a CDS encoding ThiF family adenylyltransferase: MKPELERYSRQVLFSELGEAGQTNLMQGRVLLCGCGALGTVLAETLVRAGVGQIKIVDRDFVEISNLQRQVLFDESDVAAKLPKAIAAAEKLKKINSTVNIEPIVADIDHTNILSLAKDVDLILDGTDNFEVRYLINDVSLELGIPWIYCGCIGSTGQTMTILPGKTACLRCLIDTAPEPGSTETCDTAGILGPTVNVIASLEAVDAIKLLAGKEDLIKPVLTVVDIWEGSYRQMSVADLREKSGCKACHQGERIWLKGEQGSRTTRLCGRNAVQVAPADKGKIVFEDLAEKLKHSGEVDFNPYLLRLNLKNPDYEISLFRDGRAIIKGTDDPAVAKTVYARYIGS, translated from the coding sequence ATGAAACCGGAATTGGAACGTTACAGTCGTCAGGTCCTCTTTTCTGAACTGGGCGAAGCGGGGCAGACGAACCTGATGCAGGGCCGCGTCTTGTTATGTGGATGTGGTGCGCTGGGAACCGTACTCGCGGAAACACTGGTTCGTGCAGGTGTGGGACAGATCAAAATTGTCGACCGCGATTTTGTCGAGATCAGCAACCTGCAGCGGCAGGTTTTGTTTGATGAGTCGGACGTCGCAGCCAAACTGCCCAAGGCAATCGCAGCTGCTGAAAAACTGAAGAAGATCAACAGCACCGTCAACATCGAGCCGATTGTCGCCGACATCGACCATACCAATATCCTGTCCCTCGCTAAAGACGTCGACCTGATCCTGGACGGCACCGATAACTTCGAAGTCCGGTATCTGATCAATGATGTCTCACTGGAACTGGGCATCCCTTGGATCTACTGCGGCTGTATCGGCAGTACCGGTCAGACGATGACCATTCTGCCCGGTAAGACCGCCTGCCTGCGTTGTCTGATCGATACGGCTCCCGAACCGGGCAGCACCGAAACCTGCGACACCGCGGGAATTCTGGGACCCACGGTCAATGTGATCGCTTCCCTGGAAGCCGTCGATGCGATCAAGCTGCTCGCCGGGAAAGAAGATCTCATCAAACCGGTACTCACCGTGGTCGATATCTGGGAAGGCTCATATCGACAGATGAGCGTCGCGGACCTCAGAGAAAAATCGGGCTGCAAAGCCTGTCACCAGGGGGAACGCATCTGGTTGAAAGGGGAACAGGGTTCACGTACCACGCGGCTCTGTGGTCGTAACGCCGTACAGGTCGCTCCCGCCGATAAAGGTAAGATTGTCTTTGAAGATCTGGCAGAAAAACTGAAGCACTCCGGTGAGGTCGACTTCAATCCTTATCTGCTGCGATTGAATCTGAAAAACCCCGACTACGAAATCAGCCTGTTCCGCGACGGACGCGCGATCATTAAAGGGACCGACGATCCCGCGGTCGCTAAAACGGTCTACGCCCGCTATATCGGCAGCTGA